In Candidatus Defluviilinea gracilis, the genomic window TGGAAGTTTGAGCCATGTCAGAAGTCCTCAAACAATCTTCGTGCTATTGGGCGAGACCCTGCCGTGCGGCAGGGTCTCGCGTTTTTGGTGCAGAAAATTTCCTTACGGAGCGGCTTGAATGTTCGCGCCGACAGCGGCATCCCAATTTCCGGTGATGAGCGCTTTGGCGGCATCCAACTGAGCAACGGTCGGGAACACTGCGCCGGATACATCAGGCAACTTGGCAAGCAAGTCGGCTGGGATCACGCCGCGATCGCGCATATCTTGTTCGCGGATCGGGTGGCAGTAACCCTTCATCCAGATCGTCTGACCTTCATCTGAATAGAGGAATTCCATCCACAACTTGGCGGCGTTCGGGTGCGGAGCGTAGGCGCTGATCGCTTGAACGTACACGCCGGCGAAACGACCGGAAGCGGGAATCACAACCTCAGCCTTCGGGTTGCCTTCGAAGGAATCGACAGCGGCGAGGGCGTTGTAGTCCCACGTAATGCGGACAGCGGTTTCACCGGTAGCAACCAAGCCGTTATTGGCGATCAACGGGACGAGGTTACCAGCGGAGTTCATCTGGGCGAAATAGTCGAGACCAGGCTGGGCGTCATCGAGCGAGCCGCCATTGGCGAGGGAAGCCGCAAAGACGGATTGAATCGCTTGATTGGAGGTGCGAGGATCGCCAGAGAGCGCGACCTGCCCGTTATATTTCGGGTCGAGCAAGTCTGCCCAATCTTGCGGGACTTCAGGCTGAACATCGGTATTCACGAGGAAGGACAACACACCGTAATAGTCGCCATACCAGTAGCCTTCGGCATCCTTGGCATCGGCAGGGATCGAATCCCACGTGGAAACTTTGTACGGCTGGATCAGTCCCTCAGCCTTGGAGGAAGGACCGAACGCAAAACCAACGTCAATGACATCGGGAGCCTGCGGACCGGGGTTATCCTTGTTCGCTTTGATGGCTTCGATCTCATCGCCGGAGCCGGCGTCTGGGTTCAATTCGTTGACTTCGAGCCCATATTTCGACTTGAAGGTCTCGATGGCTTCGCCGTAATTGCACCAGTCGTGCGGGAGCGCGATGGTGGTGAGCATACCTTCCGCTTGCGCGGCGGCGATCAAATCCGCCATCGGGTCGGCGGCGGGCGCCGCAGTTGCGGGGGCTTCGGTGGCTGGCGCCTCAGTCGCGGCAGGCGGTTCCGTTGCGGCGGGCGCTTCGGTCGCGGCGGGTCCGCATGCGGCAAGCGCAAGGCTCGCGAGAAGCAACAACGAGAATAGCTTGTACAAACTCTTTCTAGTCTTCATTCTCTCTCCTTTGAGATACATTGACTTGTGGAGAGCCACATGCTCTCCATCGTTTTCGATTATATACTGAACATTTCAAACACGGTTAATCATTTGTAAAGACCACTTTAACGGGCGACTTCCTCCACCTCCTCATACCAGCGCACGCGCGTGCCGACTTTATCTCGCATCTTCCATTGGATGGACTTCGGCATGGAGTCGAACACCTGCAGGATTTCGCCAATCCGCTTCTTAATCTGACTTCGTTCTGATTCAGCCAGCGCAAGCGACTCCTCGCTTACGGTTTCTTCGACACGCTTCAAGTTGATCGCGGTAGTTTTGTACAAGCCCCAATCGGCGCCGCACAACAACTCAAGACGCCGAAGGTTGATGCAATTCTCATCGCTTGAACCAGTTTCCACGTAGAGAAGAAGCGAAGCGATATCCAGCGCGTCTTTGCGGTTCAGATCCGCGATCTGCGCTTTCGTCAGCAACAATTCCGCGGGCGGGATCGTGACCGGATGAAGATGGAGTCTATCTTCGAGGGGAATCTTGTGACACATCACAAACGTGCCGACGAAAACATCCACCTTCATCTCGGAGTCGTTGTGAAAATAGATCTGCCGCTGGTCGCCGTTCAGCAAATTAAATTTTTTGTGCGGGGAATATCCAGCCTGCTCCATAAATTCTTGAAACTCGCGGCGCCGCTTCGCCTCAACGATCAGGTCGAGGTCGCCAAAATCGCGCGTGAATATCGGATGTTCCGCTGTGTGATGCGCCTTCACTGCCAGCCCGCCAAGCGCGCGCAAAAGGATGGACTGCTCGCCGGCAGCGGCGATCAACCGATTCATTTCAATATAGGCGTCTGGCTGAAAAGGCACGAAGCGATTCTACCAATAAATGACCCTAAAGGATTATCCGGAATCCTTTAGGGTCAGAACTAGAAATTTTGAAGCGGCTACTCGGCAGGGATTTCAGCCTGCACTTTATCGAGGTCGATGCCCTCGCCCTTGCGCCGGGCTTTGAAGCCGTAGTAAATCGCCGCGGCGGATACATAACACGCGCCGAGGAAAATGATCGAGTTAGTGTTCTTGAAACTGATTCCATACAAGCCCGCGCCTTCGCCACCTGAGTTCAACCAGGGGTCGAACATCCATTCGATCAACAGGAAGCCAAGGAAGCCGGCAAAGATCACGCCCGCAACGGTGATGAGCGGGATGCCAGCCACTTTCATTTGGGCAATTGGCGAGGCTTCGAAGAGCGCTTTCTTTTTGTACGGCAGAACGATTGCGGCAATGGCTGTGCCAAAGTACATAATGGCAATGCCTTGCGTGGCGGCAAGCGTGATGGAGCGGAAGCCTGCCACGTTATAAGCATACAACGCGGCAACAACGATG contains:
- a CDS encoding extracellular solute-binding protein; its protein translation is MKTRKSLYKLFSLLLLASLALAACGPAATEAPAATEPPAATEAPATEAPATAAPAADPMADLIAAAQAEGMLTTIALPHDWCNYGEAIETFKSKYGLEVNELNPDAGSGDEIEAIKANKDNPGPQAPDVIDVGFAFGPSSKAEGLIQPYKVSTWDSIPADAKDAEGYWYGDYYGVLSFLVNTDVQPEVPQDWADLLDPKYNGQVALSGDPRTSNQAIQSVFAASLANGGSLDDAQPGLDYFAQMNSAGNLVPLIANNGLVATGETAVRITWDYNALAAVDSFEGNPKAEVVIPASGRFAGVYVQAISAYAPHPNAAKLWMEFLYSDEGQTIWMKGYCHPIREQDMRDRGVIPADLLAKLPDVSGAVFPTVAQLDAAKALITGNWDAAVGANIQAAP
- a CDS encoding nucleotidyltransferase family protein, which codes for MPFQPDAYIEMNRLIAAAGEQSILLRALGGLAVKAHHTAEHPIFTRDFGDLDLIVEAKRRREFQEFMEQAGYSPHKKFNLLNGDQRQIYFHNDSEMKVDVFVGTFVMCHKIPLEDRLHLHPVTIPPAELLLTKAQIADLNRKDALDIASLLLYVETGSSDENCINLRRLELLCGADWGLYKTTAINLKRVEETVSEESLALAESERSQIKKRIGEILQVFDSMPKSIQWKMRDKVGTRVRWYEEVEEVAR